The following proteins come from a genomic window of Candidatus Zixiibacteriota bacterium:
- the gltX gene encoding glutamate--tRNA ligase: MALVRTRFAPSPTGYLHIGGARTALFNYLFARHHGGKFILRIEDTDRERSTLEAIQAILDALKWLGLEWDEGPFYQTQRFPLYRAKIEELLAKGLAYPCTCTPEELEAKRQAAQREKRKPSYDGTCRPPEGVVPSLPTDRPYTVRFRSPREGTTVVEDAVKGRVVFDNRELDDLIIARSDGTPTYNFCVVVDDVDMNITHIIRGDDHLSNTPRQIQLYRAFGAEPPRFAHVPLILGTDKTRLSKRHGATSVTAYRDMGYFPEAVVNYLVRLGWSYGDQEIFSREELIEKFTLESVGQSAGVFNPEKFLWVNFQYMKARPLSRLAEEVVPFIEKAGYPVPQDKAWLEKMIATLRERARTLVELVEAARFYLVDEVTLDEKAARKFLTAAVAAPLSALAERLAATEPFDEPHIEAAFETVLAQFGLTLGQLAQPVRVALTGGTVSPGIHEIIAVLGKERTLRRLRRALERISAQP; encoded by the coding sequence ATGGCTCTCGTTCGCACGCGCTTCGCGCCGAGTCCGACCGGATATCTCCACATCGGCGGCGCGAGAACCGCGCTCTTCAACTATCTCTTCGCGCGCCATCACGGCGGTAAGTTCATTCTGCGGATCGAGGACACCGACCGCGAGCGCTCCACGCTCGAGGCGATCCAGGCGATTCTCGACGCGCTCAAGTGGCTCGGGCTCGAATGGGACGAGGGGCCCTTCTATCAGACCCAGCGCTTCCCTCTTTATCGGGCGAAGATCGAAGAGCTGCTGGCCAAGGGCCTGGCCTACCCGTGTACCTGCACGCCCGAGGAGCTGGAGGCGAAGCGCCAGGCGGCGCAGAGGGAAAAGCGCAAGCCTTCTTACGACGGCACCTGCCGCCCGCCGGAAGGCGTCGTCCCGTCCCTGCCGACCGACCGCCCCTACACGGTCCGGTTCCGCTCGCCCCGCGAGGGCACCACCGTGGTAGAGGACGCGGTCAAGGGTCGGGTGGTCTTCGACAACCGGGAGCTCGACGACCTGATCATCGCCCGCTCCGACGGCACGCCGACCTACAACTTCTGTGTGGTGGTCGACGACGTCGACATGAACATCACCCACATCATCCGCGGCGACGACCATCTCTCCAACACGCCGCGGCAGATCCAGCTCTACCGCGCCTTCGGGGCCGAGCCGCCCCGGTTCGCCCACGTTCCGCTGATCCTCGGAACCGACAAGACGCGCCTGAGCAAGCGCCACGGGGCGACTTCGGTCACCGCCTACCGCGACATGGGGTATTTCCCCGAGGCGGTGGTGAACTACCTCGTCCGGCTCGGCTGGTCGTACGGCGACCAGGAGATCTTCTCGCGCGAGGAGCTGATCGAGAAGTTCACGCTCGAGAGCGTCGGGCAGTCCGCCGGCGTGTTCAACCCGGAGAAGTTTCTCTGGGTGAACTTCCAGTACATGAAGGCGCGGCCGCTCTCCCGCCTGGCCGAGGAGGTCGTCCCCTTCATCGAAAAGGCCGGTTACCCCGTGCCCCAGGACAAGGCGTGGCTCGAAAAGATGATCGCGACCTTGAGGGAGCGTGCCCGGACCCTGGTCGAGCTGGTCGAGGCGGCGCGGTTTTATCTCGTCGACGAGGTCACCCTCGACGAGAAGGCGGCGCGGAAGTTCCTGACTGCCGCGGTAGCCGCGCCGCTCAGTGCGCTCGCCGAGCGGCTGGCGGCGACCGAGCCGTTCGACGAGCCGCATATCGAGGCCGCCTTCGAGACCGTGCTCGCGCAGTTCGGCCTCACGCTGGGCCAGCTCGCGCAGCCGGTGCGCGTGGCCCTTACCGGCGGAACCGTGAGCCCGGGCATTCACGAGATCATCGCCGTGCTGGGCAAGGAGCGAACGCTCCGGCGCCTCAGGCGCGCGCTCGAACGCATTTCCGCCCAACCTTGA
- a CDS encoding SRPBCC domain-containing protein, which translates to MIFDGTIDLDVPAADAWAFLIDINRFSACLPGIEEVKQIDDRTFEGVLGATVGPISGRFAFRSTIVESRPPHELVVRTEGSDSVTKSTVNADMTVGLRGVSEAKTAMSYRADVKINGRLAILGDMVLRATATLILQEFTRRLKKALGA; encoded by the coding sequence ATGATCTTCGACGGCACGATCGACCTCGACGTTCCGGCGGCCGACGCCTGGGCTTTCCTGATCGACATCAACCGCTTCTCGGCCTGCCTTCCGGGCATCGAAGAGGTCAAGCAAATCGACGACAGGACGTTCGAGGGCGTGCTCGGGGCGACGGTGGGGCCGATCTCGGGCCGGTTCGCCTTTCGCTCGACGATCGTCGAGAGCCGCCCGCCGCACGAGCTCGTGGTGCGGACCGAGGGAAGCGATTCGGTGACCAAGAGCACGGTCAACGCCGACATGACCGTCGGTCTCCGCGGCGTCTCGGAGGCGAAGACGGCGATGAGCTACCGCGCCGACGTAAAGATCAACGGCCGGCTGGCGATTCTCGGCGACATGGTCCTGCGGGCGACGGCGACGCTGATCCTGCAGGAGTTCACGCGCCGGCTGAAAAAAGCGCTCGGGGCCTGA
- a CDS encoding GMC family oxidoreductase N-terminal domain-containing protein, with protein sequence MADYYDVIIVGGGSAGCVAATRLSEDPKRKVLLLEAGPDPWPLPELVADADKQTRLLLESDFVRMYPSERHADGSIYYALSGKIMGGGSSVNVMSVLRPMKADLDGWVKLGNPEWSYEKCLPVMKRIESDQDFPGSPIHGNSGPLYVKRHFTLDMPASPPVQAFMASAYAMGLPKCPDLNVAEPYGVCASPYNIKDGKRQSTVVAYLNGARSRPNLTIIAEAPVHSLVLEGRKARGVRYEKEGRVLTAEGGQILLTAGVYHSPQILMLSGIGPAAELKRHGIPPVHELKGVGENYHDHPVVFMTFEGPQAAKEDWIVPRFRLITRHNPLYGCPNFHIVMRPPTEVAGIKRMMPVSAHLLEQRNRGRVYLRSTDPHDLPGVDSGMLEHPEDLKAMLEAMHFIEEMVHKGPAREFYGPLIQPGPGEDWGKFARSTYDSYHHGVGTCKMGPASDPTAVVDEKLRVHGMENLWVGDASIMPVVSHANTNLTSIMIGERLADFVKEAS encoded by the coding sequence ATGGCCGATTATTACGACGTGATCATCGTGGGAGGAGGCTCGGCCGGCTGCGTGGCCGCCACGCGGCTGTCCGAGGATCCGAAGAGAAAAGTTCTCCTGCTCGAAGCGGGGCCCGATCCGTGGCCGCTCCCCGAGCTGGTGGCGGACGCCGACAAGCAGACGCGGTTGCTGCTCGAGTCCGATTTCGTGCGCATGTACCCCAGCGAACGGCATGCCGACGGAAGCATCTATTACGCGCTTTCCGGGAAGATCATGGGGGGCGGCTCGTCGGTGAACGTGATGTCGGTGCTGCGCCCGATGAAAGCCGACCTCGACGGCTGGGTAAAGCTCGGCAACCCGGAGTGGAGCTACGAGAAGTGCCTGCCGGTCATGAAGCGGATCGAATCGGACCAGGACTTTCCCGGCAGCCCCATTCACGGCAACTCCGGCCCGCTCTACGTCAAGCGCCACTTCACGCTCGACATGCCGGCGTCGCCGCCGGTGCAGGCCTTCATGGCCTCGGCCTACGCGATGGGGCTTCCGAAGTGCCCGGACCTGAACGTTGCCGAGCCCTACGGCGTCTGCGCCTCGCCCTACAACATCAAGGACGGCAAGCGGCAGTCGACCGTGGTCGCTTACCTGAACGGTGCCCGAAGCCGGCCCAACCTGACGATCATCGCCGAGGCGCCGGTGCACTCGCTCGTGCTCGAAGGCAGAAAGGCGCGCGGGGTCCGCTACGAAAAGGAGGGCCGGGTGCTCACGGCCGAAGGCGGCCAGATTCTCCTGACCGCGGGAGTCTACCACTCGCCGCAGATCCTCATGCTTTCGGGCATCGGCCCGGCGGCCGAGCTCAAGAGGCACGGCATTCCGCCAGTTCACGAGCTCAAAGGCGTCGGCGAGAACTACCACGATCATCCGGTCGTGTTCATGACCTTCGAGGGGCCGCAGGCGGCGAAAGAAGACTGGATCGTGCCGCGCTTCCGCCTGATCACCAGGCACAATCCGCTCTACGGCTGCCCGAACTTCCACATCGTCATGCGACCGCCGACCGAGGTCGCCGGGATCAAGCGAATGATGCCGGTCTCCGCGCACCTTCTGGAGCAGCGCAATCGCGGGCGGGTCTATCTCCGCAGCACCGATCCGCACGATCTCCCCGGAGTGGACTCCGGGATGCTCGAGCACCCGGAGGACCTCAAGGCGATGCTCGAGGCGATGCACTTCATCGAGGAAATGGTCCACAAAGGGCCCGCGCGGGAGTTCTACGGCCCGCTGATTCAGCCGGGACCGGGAGAGGACTGGGGGAAGTTCGCGCGCTCGACGTACGACAGCTACCACCACGGGGTCGGCACCTGTAAGATGGGGCCCGCCTCGGATCCGACGGCGGTGGTCGACGAGAAGCTGCGCGTTCACGGGATGGAGAATCTGTGGGTGGGCGACGCCTCGATCATGCCCGTGGTCAGCCACGCCAACACGAACCTGACCTCGATCATGATCGGCGAGCGCCTCGCCGACTTCGTGAAGGAAGCATCATAA
- a CDS encoding decarboxylase → MSEATLKAADIIREIKRAGIRFVVALPDRVTSHYLLKTMLKDPDFRVVQVCKEDEGISICSGLYAAGQRALMMMQYTGLLDSCNALRGVAMEGKNPVCMMVGLLGKEPGVPPTQSKRYGIRIVEPVLDAMEISHELLEEPGDVERIVPAVEKAYATSSPVAMLIGREPR, encoded by the coding sequence ATGTCGGAGGCGACGCTCAAGGCGGCGGACATCATCCGCGAGATCAAGCGAGCCGGCATTCGCTTCGTCGTTGCGCTGCCGGATCGGGTGACGAGCCACTACCTTTTGAAGACCATGCTCAAGGACCCCGACTTCCGCGTCGTTCAGGTCTGCAAGGAAGACGAGGGGATCTCGATCTGCAGCGGCCTCTACGCGGCGGGCCAGCGGGCCTTGATGATGATGCAGTACACCGGGCTGCTCGACTCCTGCAACGCGCTGCGCGGCGTCGCGATGGAAGGGAAGAATCCCGTCTGCATGATGGTCGGGCTTCTCGGCAAGGAGCCGGGAGTACCGCCCACGCAGAGCAAGCGCTACGGGATCCGCATCGTCGAGCCGGTGCTCGACGCCATGGAGATCAGCCACGAGCTGCTCGAAGAGCCGGGCGACGTCGAGCGCATCGTGCCCGCGGTCGAGAAGGCCTACGCGACCTCGTCGCCCGTGGCGATGCTGATCGGAAGGGAGCCGCGATAG
- a CDS encoding thiamine pyrophosphate-dependent enzyme, producing MMKRDECLKVLARHRTNEIVVAVYMAAQEWIHIAPSDLNYTFTGAMGQGSSHALGLALGRPDRKVIVLDGDGSLLMNLGSLVTIANAAPKNFIHCLCENGTYETNGAVPIPRAGAVRFCAMAEAAGYRKTYEIDDLGEWDRRLPEILGEEGPVFVDLKVQPGEAYPENFRRLYSIEHRERFREALKNS from the coding sequence ATGATGAAACGAGACGAGTGCCTCAAGGTTCTGGCGCGCCACCGCACGAACGAGATCGTCGTGGCGGTCTACATGGCGGCCCAGGAGTGGATCCACATCGCGCCGAGCGATCTCAACTACACTTTCACGGGAGCGATGGGCCAGGGTTCGTCGCACGCCCTGGGGCTTGCGCTGGGGCGTCCCGACAGGAAAGTGATCGTCCTCGACGGCGACGGCAGCCTGCTCATGAACCTGGGCAGCCTCGTCACGATCGCCAACGCCGCCCCGAAGAACTTCATCCACTGCCTCTGCGAGAACGGCACCTACGAGACCAACGGAGCGGTCCCCATCCCGCGCGCCGGAGCGGTCCGCTTTTGCGCGATGGCCGAGGCGGCGGGCTACCGCAAGACCTACGAGATCGACGATCTCGGAGAGTGGGATCGCCGGCTGCCGGAGATTCTCGGCGAAGAAGGGCCGGTCTTCGTCGATCTCAAGGTGCAGCCCGGCGAGGCCTACCCGGAAAATTTCCGCCGGCTCTACAGCATCGAGCACCGCGAGCGGTTTCGCGAGGCGTTGAAGAACAGCTAG